From Bacillus sp. Bos-x628, the proteins below share one genomic window:
- a CDS encoding YfhH family protein: MDKRYSEMTEYELKQEIAALSEKARKAEQLGIVNEYAVLERKIDMAKAYLLDPSAIQTDTTYQIKDTDEHFYVQYLNGVFAWGYRLSTPDQEDALPISLLTQKD, encoded by the coding sequence ATGGACAAACGCTATAGTGAGATGACAGAATACGAATTAAAGCAGGAAATTGCAGCCTTATCGGAAAAGGCAAGAAAGGCTGAGCAGCTTGGTATCGTTAATGAATACGCTGTATTAGAAAGGAAAATTGATATGGCCAAGGCATATTTATTAGACCCAAGTGCCATTCAGACAGACACCACTTATCAAATCAAAGATACGGACGAGCACTTTTACGTTCAATATTTAAATGGTGTGTTTGCGTGGGGATATAGGTTGTCGACCCCAGATCAAGAAGATGCATTACCGATTTCATTACTGACACAAAAGGACTGA
- the recX gene encoding recombination regulator RecX, giving the protein MPYITKISAQKNNSERVNIFLDEKYAFSVDLDVLVQFDLKKGKELDESDIIEIQFGDLVKKGFKQAVDYLSYRMRSVKEVTDYLTKKEFPAPAIIEIIHKLKHYQYVNDVEFAEAYVSTQRKTNHKGPSVLKRELKQKGIDEDIIEQALGQYSNELQLEEAVKQVLKLVKKEKNRSAKEMEQRIKLQLQRKGFSFEVIDQALQEAYDGQEEEKEEEALNYMLEKAKRKVRYDGSFEKKMKVKQFLYRKGFDLDTIDHVLDKGE; this is encoded by the coding sequence ATGCCCTATATTACGAAAATTTCTGCCCAGAAAAACAATTCAGAGCGTGTAAACATCTTTCTTGATGAAAAATACGCATTTAGCGTTGATTTAGATGTGCTTGTCCAATTTGACTTGAAAAAAGGCAAAGAATTGGACGAATCAGACATCATTGAAATTCAATTCGGCGATCTGGTCAAAAAAGGATTTAAGCAAGCTGTCGATTATTTATCTTACCGCATGAGGTCAGTGAAAGAAGTCACTGATTACCTGACGAAAAAAGAGTTTCCAGCACCTGCTATTATTGAAATTATACACAAATTAAAGCATTATCAATATGTAAATGATGTTGAATTTGCAGAAGCTTATGTCAGCACGCAACGTAAAACCAATCACAAAGGACCATCCGTCTTAAAAAGAGAATTAAAGCAAAAAGGAATTGATGAAGACATCATTGAACAAGCACTGGGGCAATATTCAAATGAGTTGCAGCTAGAGGAAGCCGTCAAACAAGTACTCAAGCTTGTCAAGAAAGAGAAGAATCGTTCTGCGAAAGAGATGGAGCAACGCATCAAGCTTCAGTTGCAAAGAAAAGGTTTTTCTTTTGAAGTCATTGATCAAGCCCTTCAAGAAGCCTATGATGGACAAGAAGAAGAAAAAGAAGAAGAAGCGCTCAATTATATGCTGGAGAAGGCAAAGCGCAAAGTGAGATATGACGGCTCATTTGAAAAGAAGATGAAAGTGAAGCAATTCCTCTATCGGAAAGGCTTTGATCTCGATACAATTGATCACGTTCTAGACAAAGGGGAATGA
- a CDS encoding TIGR01777 family oxidoreductase: MNIAITGGTGFIGQQLTKVLADEGHHLYILTRNSKESEQKHLHYVQWLTEGAAPEHELPPIDVWINLAGKSIFTRWTNNAKKAILSSRLQATKEVRRIIEAQASNPSVLIQASAVGIYGTSKTQDFTEESSPQETDFLSHTSKLWEAEGQKIEALGIRTVYTRFGVVLGKKGTLPLMTLPYKLFAGGTIGSGAQWVSWIHVEDVAHLIAFAIQHDHVSGPLNVTSPNPVQMKQLGQTIASALHRPHWLKVPSFVIKAVLGEMSLLVLEGQRALPKKALLSSYEFLHPDLKEAILHSEE, encoded by the coding sequence TTGAATATCGCCATCACCGGAGGAACTGGGTTTATCGGTCAGCAATTGACAAAAGTGCTCGCAGATGAAGGACATCATCTATATATTTTAACAAGAAATTCAAAGGAATCCGAACAAAAACATTTACATTACGTCCAGTGGCTGACAGAAGGTGCTGCACCTGAACATGAACTGCCTCCTATTGATGTATGGATTAACCTTGCGGGCAAATCCATTTTTACACGCTGGACGAACAATGCCAAAAAAGCAATCCTCTCAAGCCGGCTTCAGGCCACAAAAGAAGTGAGGCGAATCATTGAAGCACAAGCATCAAATCCGTCTGTGCTCATTCAGGCAAGTGCTGTCGGTATTTATGGCACTTCAAAGACGCAGGATTTCACAGAGGAATCTTCACCGCAAGAGACAGATTTTTTAAGTCATACATCAAAGCTTTGGGAAGCTGAAGGTCAAAAGATTGAAGCACTCGGCATCCGTACAGTCTATACACGTTTTGGAGTCGTATTAGGGAAAAAAGGCACCCTGCCTCTTATGACACTGCCATACAAACTATTTGCCGGTGGAACAATCGGTTCTGGGGCACAATGGGTATCTTGGATTCACGTGGAGGACGTGGCACATCTCATTGCTTTTGCGATTCAACATGATCATGTGTCTGGTCCACTAAATGTGACCTCTCCTAATCCGGTTCAAATGAAACAGCTTGGTCAAACCATTGCATCAGCACTCCATCGCCCTCATTGGCTGAAGGTTCCTTCCTTTGTGATCAAAGCTGTACTTGGGGAGATGTCCTTACTTGTCTTAGAAGGACAGCGGGCTCTACCGAAAAAAGCACTGCTGTCTTCTTATGAATTTCTACATCCAGACCTAAAAGAAGCCATTTTACATTCCGAGGAATAA
- a CDS encoding YfhE family protein, which produces MKKKDHQPTSPLKKTQEVLYQQEFKKAEKAEEKRSK; this is translated from the coding sequence ATGAAAAAGAAAGATCACCAACCAACTTCTCCGCTAAAGAAGACACAGGAAGTTCTGTATCAGCAGGAATTTAAAAAAGCGGAAAAGGCAGAAGAAAAAAGAAGCAAATGA
- a CDS encoding YfhD family protein: MKKDQNKQSVRQAYANETDGEFVEFSKELADPNDVKAMARMKAADQRAKNAKNQ, encoded by the coding sequence TTGAAAAAAGACCAAAACAAACAATCCGTCAGGCAGGCTTATGCCAATGAGACGGATGGCGAATTTGTTGAATTTTCCAAAGAACTTGCAGATCCAAATGACGTAAAAGCAATGGCACGAATGAAAGCAGCAGATCAACGTGCCAAGAATGCCAAGAATCAATAA
- a CDS encoding nitroreductase: MPEMKQQTQRLTVRDAIRYRRSIRKFKDIAVSIEQLQPLLEDAVYAPNHKLTEPWRFLYATTDEAKATFVERFIAYFKRNNPDAKEEKIIQYREYFSKVPALLFVVLKEDEDPVVRNDDFAAVSSLIQNLQLLAWDQGIGMVWKSGRILYDRGFQQDMGLKENERFAAILHIGYPAEIPEEKKRQKASTLLTELS; encoded by the coding sequence ATGCCAGAAATGAAACAACAAACGCAAAGGTTAACAGTTCGAGACGCTATTAGATATAGACGTTCAATTCGAAAATTCAAAGATATAGCTGTTTCCATTGAACAGCTTCAACCTTTATTAGAAGATGCGGTCTATGCGCCGAATCATAAACTGACTGAACCATGGCGCTTTCTTTATGCCACAACGGATGAAGCGAAAGCGACATTTGTAGAACGGTTTATTGCCTACTTTAAGCGAAACAATCCTGATGCGAAAGAAGAGAAAATCATTCAATATCGAGAATATTTTTCGAAAGTGCCAGCCCTTTTATTTGTTGTGTTAAAGGAGGATGAGGACCCTGTTGTGAGAAATGATGACTTTGCAGCAGTCAGTTCCCTCATTCAAAACCTCCAGTTGCTCGCTTGGGATCAAGGGATCGGAATGGTATGGAAGAGCGGTAGAATTTTGTACGATCGAGGCTTTCAACAAGATATGGGATTAAAAGAAAACGAACGCTTTGCAGCCATTCTTCATATTGGTTATCCAGCAGAAATCCCCGAGGAAAAAAAGCGACAAAAGGCGTCAACCCTGCTAACGGAACTTAGCTAA
- a CDS encoding helix-turn-helix domain-containing protein has translation MKTNIGQIIKLYRYKQNMTQSELAEGICSVSHLSKIENGSKEANQDTINLLLARLGISQETLSQKARHLLSLLDEFQMNMYFYALDQAEQNAEMIIHHEEQFFSLDLGIQYHLSLFQFYLLTEKQPLALKTYRVLKKFEKTFIETEKETFEYLDGIHQIKNGQLEEGLKKLESCFSYASVEQSDLYYNYAKALGKMGRFGDALEATHQAMDLYRQKNNFKRIIHCTLIHGVISLELKAFQTAKKYLKEVILHTSLYPDSFIKMIAYFYYGVLLKREGDFSSAVPFLLDSLNYFNQEQIEDRYCETLYEIATLYAEYDRKKALPYIHELLKQPRIQPHCLYMIKIYKLMIEQNPHDLKTYLVEAAIPYFDNHQLHNEYLFALRTLLSYASSELDQCEFSSYTEKLLRHLERYVPYYKKA, from the coding sequence ATGAAAACCAATATTGGACAAATTATAAAGCTATATCGATATAAACAAAATATGACCCAATCCGAATTGGCAGAAGGAATTTGTTCTGTGTCTCATTTAAGCAAAATTGAAAATGGTTCAAAAGAGGCGAATCAAGATACGATCAATTTACTGCTTGCCAGACTTGGAATCAGCCAAGAAACGCTCTCTCAAAAGGCACGTCACTTGCTGTCATTGCTTGATGAGTTTCAAATGAACATGTATTTCTATGCCCTAGATCAAGCTGAACAAAACGCTGAAATGATTATTCATCATGAAGAACAGTTTTTTTCGTTAGATTTAGGCATTCAGTATCATTTGTCCTTATTTCAATTTTATCTATTAACTGAAAAGCAGCCGCTTGCATTAAAGACATATCGCGTGTTAAAAAAGTTTGAAAAGACCTTTATTGAAACAGAGAAGGAAACCTTTGAATATCTAGATGGGATACATCAGATTAAAAATGGTCAACTAGAAGAAGGGTTGAAAAAGCTTGAAAGCTGCTTTTCTTACGCTTCTGTCGAACAAAGTGATCTTTATTATAATTATGCGAAAGCACTTGGAAAAATGGGACGTTTTGGTGATGCTCTTGAGGCAACACATCAGGCGATGGACTTATATAGGCAAAAAAACAATTTCAAACGAATCATTCATTGTACATTGATACATGGCGTGATCTCGCTGGAATTAAAAGCATTTCAAACAGCTAAGAAATATTTAAAAGAAGTCATTTTGCATACATCGCTTTATCCAGATTCTTTTATTAAAATGATCGCTTATTTTTATTACGGGGTTCTTTTGAAACGTGAAGGTGATTTTTCATCGGCAGTGCCTTTTTTACTAGATTCATTGAATTACTTTAATCAGGAACAAATAGAGGATCGCTATTGTGAAACGCTGTATGAAATTGCGACATTATATGCTGAATATGATCGGAAGAAGGCACTTCCTTACATACATGAGTTGTTAAAACAGCCACGTATTCAGCCGCACTGTTTATATATGATCAAAATCTATAAATTAATGATTGAACAGAACCCACATGATTTAAAAACATATTTAGTCGAAGCAGCCATTCCGTACTTTGATAACCACCAATTACACAATGAGTATCTTTTTGCACTCAGAACCCTGCTTTCTTATGCGTCTTCTGAGCTTGATCAGTGTGAGTTTTCCTCTTATACTGAGAAACTGCTTCGCCACTTAGAGCGATATGTTCCATACTACAAAAAAGCATGA
- a CDS encoding DUF393 domain-containing protein, which translates to MKKIIYLEQEKKKLAESKKREQRSIKSLRLLVFFDGQSPTCAKAIDLLKALDWKNRIHFESFRNSQLLKLNKISEDKAEKRIVSISLAKNQKNSGIYTLLRIACNIPALWGTVPFILLSIWFGFGQYAYDYFSKKRYIHSVEQVPRPERDQQKTI; encoded by the coding sequence ATGAAAAAAATCATTTATCTAGAGCAAGAAAAGAAGAAGCTAGCTGAATCAAAAAAAAGAGAACAACGTTCCATCAAATCATTAAGGCTGCTCGTGTTTTTCGATGGACAAAGTCCTACATGTGCGAAGGCAATTGATCTATTAAAAGCACTCGATTGGAAGAATCGCATTCACTTCGAATCATTTAGGAATTCACAGCTTTTAAAGCTGAATAAAATAAGCGAAGATAAAGCAGAGAAACGAATCGTCTCTATCTCCTTAGCCAAAAATCAAAAAAATTCAGGGATTTATACATTGTTGCGTATTGCTTGCAACATCCCTGCATTATGGGGAACGGTCCCATTTATTTTGCTTAGCATCTGGTTTGGCTTCGGGCAATATGCGTACGATTATTTTTCGAAAAAACGATATATTCATTCTGTCGAACAAGTGCCCCGTCCTGAAAGAGATCAACAAAAGACAATCTAA
- a CDS encoding thioredoxin family protein, with product MTLNEWFTKGLAERTYVHNMEKNRVNLLTVYNQYAIHQKEKELLQRLQKKKLRALVITADWCGDAMVNVPIFMRIASEALIDARYFIRDEHLDLMDRYLTNGTARSIPIFVFIDQDGNEVGKWGPRSAEAQRFVDEKKPDKGVPEFEAAFEAFAKEAVHRYTTDRYLWKDIEKEIVEVLAKI from the coding sequence ATGACATTAAATGAATGGTTTACAAAGGGGTTAGCTGAACGTACTTATGTACATAACATGGAGAAAAACCGCGTTAACCTACTCACGGTGTACAACCAGTACGCGATTCACCAAAAAGAAAAAGAACTGCTTCAGCGTCTTCAGAAGAAAAAGCTAAGAGCGCTTGTCATCACAGCAGATTGGTGCGGGGATGCGATGGTGAATGTACCAATTTTTATGCGCATTGCGAGTGAAGCACTCATTGATGCACGCTATTTCATTCGAGATGAGCATCTAGACCTAATGGATCGGTATTTAACGAACGGGACCGCAAGATCAATTCCAATTTTCGTCTTCATTGATCAAGACGGGAATGAAGTGGGGAAATGGGGACCGCGTTCAGCAGAAGCACAGCGCTTTGTGGATGAGAAAAAGCCTGATAAAGGAGTACCTGAATTTGAAGCTGCTTTTGAGGCATTTGCCAAAGAAGCCGTGCATCGTTACACGACAGACCGTTATTTATGGAAAGATATTGAGAAAGAAATAGTAGAAGTTTTGGCAAAAATATAA
- the mprF gene encoding bifunctional lysylphosphatidylglycerol flippase/synthetase MprF, with the protein MWNKKTGMTILKMLFPVVIILVLIFVAKQELSGLSIKKTFYIIDNLNRMDLFILVFLGLVAVLSMSLYDFILRRSLDMQISSWKTVRISWIANSFNSVLGFGGLSGAGLRTLLYKEYISDTKKLLKGIALLTSSVLLGLSIFSDLILVRVLPVESIISQEPWLWAFVIIFACLVPIYIIMVSVQKSSIQGGENGLKHPIYAYIGASFLEWLAAGLVMYMAVVAMGMNVDVRIILGVFAIASIGGLISMIPGGFGSFDLIFLLSMQYIGFDKEMVLTALVLYRFVYSIFPFILGLCLAAYDLTGTTLKRLEGNPKMAPAIETTNVLIVLHRALLIRLLYGSLSILTFGSGLLIMASVVLPVDRLGVITSIPRFLLSGFNGLSLMFGIILMILSIEVYKRTKRSYVLTLISLAGGFVFTLLKGFNLSLIFILPVIMAVFFSLRNQFVKQQAPYSLYQFIAATVGYLLVLFNYNVIGNFIWEKIGHFLSKDYLVHNERHITMTSMIALIGVPLFFFISRLIFNKKAFPIGEEADEQKLKAFLEEKGGNALSHLGFLGDKKLFFSSDGEAMLQFGRIGRCVIVLGDPSGRKSSYPLVLEEFLQETETAGYRVAFYQVEREGMALYHDLGFHFFKLGEEAIVNLETFSLSGKKKSNLRAVANKFEREGYTFEMVEPPFSDEFLSTLKYISDSWLGKKKEKGFSLGYFHVDYLQKAPVAILKDEQGKVISFVSLMPMYQEGEISIDLMRHMHDAPNGMMDALFIHLFQWAKEKGYKSFNMGMAPLSNVGTFHQSFLTERLASVIFNNVRYMYSFSGLRSFKQKYKPEWRGKYLAYKKNTSLPVTMALVTKLIGMDPNRKRSQ; encoded by the coding sequence ATGTGGAACAAAAAAACGGGCATGACAATCTTAAAAATGCTTTTTCCAGTCGTCATCATCCTTGTATTGATTTTTGTCGCCAAGCAGGAGCTCAGCGGCCTTTCCATTAAAAAGACCTTTTATATTATTGACAATTTGAATCGAATGGATTTGTTTATTCTTGTCTTTCTTGGACTTGTTGCTGTCCTCTCTATGTCCTTATATGATTTTATTTTAAGAAGAAGTCTTGATATGCAAATCAGTAGCTGGAAAACAGTTCGGATCTCTTGGATTGCGAACTCCTTTAACAGTGTACTTGGATTCGGAGGCCTATCAGGAGCAGGGCTCCGAACGCTTTTATATAAGGAGTACATATCAGATACAAAAAAACTGTTGAAAGGCATTGCGCTTTTGACATCTTCTGTTCTTTTAGGTTTGTCTATTTTCAGTGATTTGATATTGGTCAGGGTTCTACCAGTTGAGAGTATTATTAGTCAGGAACCTTGGCTATGGGCATTTGTGATTATCTTTGCTTGTCTTGTGCCGATTTATATCATCATGGTCTCGGTTCAAAAAAGCTCGATTCAGGGGGGCGAAAACGGACTTAAGCATCCGATTTACGCATACATTGGTGCATCATTTTTAGAATGGTTAGCAGCAGGTCTTGTCATGTATATGGCTGTTGTGGCAATGGGAATGAACGTCGATGTCCGAATCATATTAGGTGTGTTTGCCATTGCATCAATCGGCGGCTTAATCAGTATGATTCCAGGGGGATTCGGTTCATTTGATCTAATCTTTTTACTCAGTATGCAATACATTGGTTTCGATAAAGAAATGGTGCTGACAGCCCTTGTTTTGTATCGTTTCGTGTATTCAATCTTTCCGTTTATTCTTGGGCTTTGTCTGGCAGCATACGATTTAACTGGAACTACCCTTAAACGCCTTGAAGGCAATCCAAAAATGGCACCTGCCATTGAAACGACGAACGTCTTAATTGTATTGCACAGGGCATTATTAATCCGTTTGTTGTACGGTTCTTTATCCATTTTAACGTTTGGAAGCGGCTTATTGATTATGGCTTCCGTTGTGCTGCCTGTAGATCGTTTAGGGGTGATTACAAGCATTCCCCGTTTTCTGTTATCAGGGTTTAACGGTCTATCTTTAATGTTCGGGATCATCCTTATGATTTTGTCCATTGAAGTGTACAAAAGAACAAAGCGGTCTTACGTTTTGACGTTGATTTCTCTAGCTGGCGGTTTTGTGTTTACCTTGCTAAAAGGGTTTAACCTAAGCCTGATTTTTATTTTGCCCGTCATTATGGCAGTTTTCTTTTCACTGCGAAATCAATTTGTGAAGCAGCAAGCCCCTTATTCCTTGTATCAATTTATAGCGGCTACAGTCGGATATTTACTGGTTCTGTTTAATTATAATGTCATAGGGAACTTTATCTGGGAGAAAATTGGACATTTCCTAAGCAAGGATTATCTTGTGCATAATGAACGGCACATCACCATGACGAGCATGATTGCTTTGATCGGTGTACCGCTTTTCTTTTTCATTAGTAGATTGATTTTTAATAAAAAGGCCTTTCCTATTGGAGAGGAAGCAGATGAACAAAAATTAAAAGCGTTCCTAGAAGAAAAGGGAGGAAATGCACTCAGTCATCTTGGCTTTTTAGGGGATAAAAAGTTGTTTTTCTCAAGTGATGGTGAGGCGATGCTTCAGTTTGGACGCATTGGCCGCTGTGTGATTGTGCTTGGTGATCCATCTGGCCGTAAATCCTCTTATCCGCTTGTTCTTGAGGAATTTTTGCAGGAGACTGAAACAGCAGGTTACCGCGTTGCATTCTATCAAGTGGAACGTGAAGGGATGGCCTTGTATCACGATCTAGGCTTTCACTTCTTTAAGCTTGGAGAAGAAGCCATAGTCAACTTAGAAACATTTTCTCTTTCAGGTAAGAAAAAATCAAATCTAAGAGCTGTCGCCAATAAGTTTGAGCGGGAAGGCTACACTTTTGAAATGGTTGAACCACCTTTTTCTGATGAATTTCTGTCCACATTAAAATACATTTCGGATAGTTGGCTCGGGAAGAAAAAAGAAAAAGGCTTTTCACTTGGTTACTTTCATGTAGACTATCTACAAAAAGCACCCGTTGCGATACTCAAGGATGAGCAGGGAAAGGTCATTTCTTTTGTTTCCTTAATGCCAATGTATCAAGAAGGGGAGATCTCCATCGACTTAATGCGGCATATGCATGATGCACCGAATGGGATGATGGATGCCCTATTCATCCACCTCTTTCAATGGGCAAAAGAAAAAGGCTACAAATCATTTAATATGGGGATGGCGCCACTGTCGAATGTAGGAACGTTTCATCAGTCCTTCCTAACAGAACGCTTAGCCAGCGTCATCTTTAACAACGTGAGATATATGTATAGTTTTAGCGGCTTACGGTCGTTTAAACAAAAATACAAACCAGAATGGCGTGGGAAATATTTAGCGTATAAAAAGAATACGTCACTGCCTGTCACCATGGCGCTCGTCACCAAACTGATCGGGATGGACCCAAACCGAAAACGGTCTCAATAA
- a CDS encoding MarR family transcriptional regulator: MEYNIHDTTVLKEEILSPEEKKTWVLYMKVLTAAGLGDVSEWMKLDMSMPQMKVLMLLNNHGSLKVSEIAEKMGASLSNMTGLLDRLEQSNFIERKHSERDRRIIVVEMTEEAKNIFRSIYQKGHEKIKNSLQRLNDEEKEKVNEGLAILEKALRPERE, translated from the coding sequence GTGGAGTATAATATTCATGATACCACCGTACTAAAAGAGGAAATTCTATCTCCAGAAGAAAAAAAGACATGGGTGCTTTATATGAAAGTACTCACAGCCGCAGGACTCGGAGATGTCTCTGAATGGATGAAACTCGATATGAGTATGCCTCAGATGAAAGTGCTCATGCTGCTCAATAACCATGGCTCTCTCAAGGTATCCGAAATTGCTGAAAAAATGGGGGCATCTTTGTCCAATATGACAGGTCTGCTTGACCGTTTAGAGCAGTCAAACTTTATCGAGCGGAAGCATTCTGAACGTGATCGACGCATCATTGTCGTAGAAATGACAGAGGAAGCCAAAAATATTTTCAGAAGTATTTATCAAAAAGGACACGAAAAAATTAAAAATTCCCTCCAACGGCTCAACGATGAAGAAAAAGAAAAAGTAAATGAAGGTCTGGCCATATTAGAAAAGGCACTTCGCCCCGAAAGAGAGTGA
- a CDS encoding zinc-binding alcohol dehydrogenase family protein, whose product MKAVGLYEYLPIEHEQSLIDQEVEKPRATGRDVLVKVEAVSVNPVDTKVRTSMNQKEEELKILGYDASGIVVEVGEACTLFQPGDHVYYAGDITRQGSNSEFQLVDERIIARKPANLSFAEAAAMPLTTITAYEALFDRMHIKRNEEDRTILIIGGAGGVGSIAIQLAKLTNATVVATASRPETRQWCLSLGADYIIDHHQPLLAQLQEKKIGEVDAILCLNDTDGHFQGMAEAIKPQGTICTIVENQNSLDIQLLKNKSAAFVWEFMFTRPMYKTEDMIKQHELLTEASELFEQGKLKHTLTKVLSPVNAANLRHAHQELEKGQMIGKFVLEGF is encoded by the coding sequence GTGAAAGCGGTTGGATTATATGAGTACTTGCCAATTGAACATGAGCAAAGCTTGATTGATCAGGAGGTTGAAAAGCCAAGAGCAACTGGACGGGATGTGCTGGTCAAAGTAGAGGCTGTGTCGGTGAATCCTGTTGATACAAAGGTAAGGACATCTATGAATCAGAAGGAAGAGGAATTGAAAATCCTCGGCTATGATGCTAGCGGGATAGTGGTTGAAGTGGGTGAAGCGTGTACGTTGTTTCAGCCTGGTGATCATGTGTACTATGCAGGAGACATCACTCGTCAAGGTTCTAATAGTGAATTTCAGCTTGTGGATGAACGAATCATTGCGAGAAAGCCTGCCAATCTCTCTTTTGCAGAAGCAGCAGCGATGCCACTGACGACAATTACTGCGTATGAGGCCTTGTTTGATCGCATGCATATCAAGCGAAATGAAGAGGACCGGACCATTTTAATCATAGGCGGTGCTGGTGGAGTAGGCTCCATTGCCATTCAACTGGCTAAATTAACAAATGCGACTGTCGTTGCAACAGCATCAAGACCAGAAACAAGACAGTGGTGCCTCTCATTAGGAGCCGATTATATCATTGATCATCATCAACCTTTATTGGCACAATTACAGGAAAAAAAGATCGGTGAAGTGGATGCTATTTTATGCTTAAACGATACTGACGGGCATTTTCAAGGAATGGCAGAAGCCATTAAACCACAAGGAACGATATGTACAATAGTTGAAAATCAAAACAGTTTGGATATTCAATTGCTAAAAAACAAAAGTGCTGCTTTTGTTTGGGAATTCATGTTCACACGCCCTATGTATAAGACAGAGGACATGATAAAACAGCATGAGCTGTTAACAGAAGCAAGTGAGTTATTTGAACAGGGGAAATTAAAGCACACTTTAACAAAAGTTCTGAGTCCTGTGAATGCAGCAAATTTGAGACATGCACATCAAGAGCTTGAGAAAGGGCAGATGATCGGCAAATTCGTGCTAGAAGGATTTTAA
- a CDS encoding NAD(P)/FAD-dependent oxidoreductase — translation MTDQLELFDVTIIGGGPAGMYTAFYSGMRDLKTKILEYNENLGGKVLLYPEKVIWDVGGLPPTRGEQLIKQLETQAKTFDPEIALNQKITKFERLEDGHILLTAENGDRHLTKTVILAMGHGIPVQRKLEIEHADRYEVTNLYYTVQEPKTFAGKRVVISGGGDSAVDWANALEPIAESVTVVHRRDMFGGHEKNVANMKASSARIFTPHELIELHGHGENIQAVTIQHLETGEIERIETDAVIVNHGMKGDLSVLADWGLKQGDWGLIEVNEKMETNLPGVYAVGDLCTHKSKVRLIAGTFVDGVNALNSAKLYIEPEAEKVAYVSSHNERFKEKNKQLQSASAH, via the coding sequence ATGACAGATCAGCTTGAATTATTTGACGTCACCATTATTGGAGGCGGTCCAGCAGGTATGTACACCGCCTTTTATAGCGGGATGCGAGATTTAAAGACGAAAATACTTGAATACAATGAAAACCTTGGAGGAAAAGTACTTCTTTACCCAGAAAAAGTCATTTGGGATGTAGGCGGATTGCCGCCAACAAGAGGTGAACAGCTCATTAAACAGCTCGAAACGCAGGCGAAAACATTTGACCCAGAAATTGCGCTGAATCAAAAAATCACAAAGTTCGAGCGTTTAGAGGATGGTCATATTCTGCTGACTGCTGAAAATGGTGATCGCCATTTAACAAAGACGGTCATTTTAGCGATGGGTCATGGAATTCCAGTTCAGCGTAAACTTGAAATCGAACATGCAGACCGTTATGAAGTGACAAACCTTTATTATACAGTGCAAGAGCCGAAGACATTTGCAGGTAAGCGAGTCGTCATATCCGGAGGCGGTGACTCAGCCGTCGATTGGGCAAATGCGCTTGAACCAATTGCTGAAAGCGTCACGGTTGTGCATCGTCGTGACATGTTTGGTGGACATGAGAAAAACGTGGCGAACATGAAAGCGTCAAGTGCACGAATTTTCACACCGCATGAACTGATAGAGCTTCATGGTCATGGAGAGAACATTCAAGCTGTGACCATTCAGCATTTAGAAACAGGTGAAATCGAACGAATTGAAACTGATGCAGTCATTGTCAATCATGGTATGAAAGGTGATTTAAGTGTTCTAGCAGACTGGGGACTGAAGCAGGGGGACTGGGGACTAATCGAGGTCAATGAAAAAATGGAAACCAACTTACCAGGCGTATACGCCGTAGGAGACCTATGTACACATAAAAGCAAAGTCCGTTTAATTGCCGGTACATTTGTTGATGGCGTAAATGCATTGAATAGTGCAAAGCTTTACATTGAACCAGAAGCAGAAAAAGTGGCGTACGTCTCCTCACATAATGAACGCTTTAAAGAGAAAAACAAACAATTACAATCAGCTAGTGCTCATTGA